In Paenibacillus sp. G2S3, a single window of DNA contains:
- a CDS encoding sensor histidine kinase yields the protein MKLRRKILFAIILLVFIPVILMGIVTYVNFSNAMEKKSSNFYWVSLLETDRKLKFALSEISSITNSAITQPVIQQSLKQTNFVLTYDRKQELNNLLINHPMITSFSLYSKDRLLYQYNAPMSFEELKKQSWFNTMERAEGRPVWSGPGENGSALSGHPALVQARVIKDYYSLEDIGYLVVNVKPDLLDQIFWEAATLKKGDILLVNKLGNIVFNKSGEHIGQRTEFPFLENEYAKEQNYYIDNYQGEKSLITFLPSHNKDWYLAAITPMNLISSESISIRNIAIILSTVSLLSAFLFDRYFVRRLVYSINSAVNGMKRVKQGIFTPITTRYRADDESDFLIDGFNRMSTQINELIVQVQTEQGRKKEAEMQALMAQINPHFIYNSLESINSMAVLQGNKDISKMVISLGKLLRISISQNQELIPLQMEFEHVRHYLDIQKFRFEDKFSYNINLPEGLKTFMTQKLIVQPIVENALYHAIEPMEDPGIIEITAYEMGTDMIIIVKDNGPGFDLAKMMNLWDKEGSGQRKYSDSGVGLKNVHERLKIRFGSPYGLLVCSSPGFGSTIRIRIPKILP from the coding sequence ATGAAGCTCCGCCGTAAAATCTTGTTCGCTATTATTCTTCTCGTCTTTATTCCAGTGATTCTGATGGGGATCGTTACATACGTTAACTTCTCTAATGCAATGGAGAAAAAATCAAGCAACTTCTATTGGGTTTCACTGCTCGAAACGGATCGGAAGCTCAAATTCGCTCTTAGTGAAATCTCCTCGATCACGAACTCTGCGATCACACAGCCGGTGATTCAACAATCCCTCAAGCAGACGAACTTTGTGCTCACCTATGATCGCAAGCAGGAGCTTAACAATTTACTCATTAATCATCCGATGATTACTTCATTTAGTTTATATAGTAAAGATCGGTTGCTCTATCAATATAATGCGCCGATGTCCTTTGAGGAGCTGAAGAAGCAGAGTTGGTTTAATACGATGGAAAGGGCTGAGGGACGGCCTGTATGGTCAGGACCCGGTGAGAACGGCTCGGCGTTATCCGGCCATCCGGCACTTGTGCAAGCCAGAGTGATCAAAGATTATTATTCTCTTGAAGATATAGGCTATTTGGTCGTTAATGTTAAACCTGATTTACTGGATCAGATTTTTTGGGAGGCAGCAACGCTCAAGAAGGGAGATATTCTGCTGGTGAACAAGCTTGGGAATATCGTTTTTAACAAATCTGGTGAACATATTGGGCAGCGCACGGAGTTCCCTTTTTTAGAAAATGAATATGCCAAGGAACAAAACTATTACATCGACAACTATCAGGGAGAAAAATCACTCATAACCTTCCTTCCTTCACATAATAAAGACTGGTATTTGGCAGCGATTACACCAATGAATCTAATCTCTTCGGAATCCATATCTATTCGTAATATTGCGATTATTTTGAGTACGGTTTCATTGTTATCTGCCTTTTTGTTTGACCGATATTTTGTTAGAAGGCTCGTTTATAGCATCAACAGCGCGGTCAACGGGATGAAGCGGGTGAAGCAGGGGATTTTTACTCCTATCACTACACGTTATCGTGCCGATGATGAAAGTGACTTTCTAATAGATGGTTTTAATCGGATGAGCACACAGATCAACGAGTTGATTGTGCAGGTGCAGACGGAGCAGGGGCGGAAGAAGGAAGCAGAAATGCAGGCATTAATGGCGCAGATTAATCCTCATTTTATTTATAATTCACTCGAATCGATTAATTCGATGGCCGTGCTGCAGGGCAATAAAGATATTAGTAAAATGGTCATTTCACTAGGCAAGCTGCTGCGAATCAGTATTAGTCAGAATCAAGAGCTGATTCCGCTGCAAATGGAGTTTGAGCATGTCCGTCATTATCTGGATATTCAGAAGTTCCGTTTTGAGGATAAATTCTCGTACAATATAAATCTTCCTGAAGGTCTTAAAACATTTATGACTCAAAAGCTGATCGTTCAGCCCATTGTAGAGAATGCATTGTACCATGCGATTGAGCCGATGGAAGACCCTGGAATCATTGAAATCACAGCCTATGAAATGGGCACGGATATGATCATTATCGTAAAAGATAACGGTCCGGGCTTTGACTTAGCCAAGATGATGAATCTGTGGGACAAAGAGGGAAGCGGCCAGAGGAAATATAGCGACAGCGGTGTAGGGCTTAAGAATGTACATGAACGCCTGAAAATCCGATTTGGCAGTCCATACGGCCTACTTGTGTGTTCATCCCCAGGATTTGGTTCAACGATTCGAATCCGAATCCCAAAAATATTGCCATAA
- a CDS encoding extracellular solute-binding protein, producing MKWVLKWGWMWIYLVLISGAVLFITLGDQEPIEDNSPEKITLTFRHFWNKEHDRPLLAIFEEIVDKYQIAHPNVKVNFEGIDQTIHREQKLKSEMVTGTPPDMFVLFGGAEIEPYVRSNRLVDLTDFVRENGLTNQFKDLHLWTFDNHIYGLPIEGNAEPLYFNKTIFNKLGLVAPTTLQELDDVILELKAAGYIPFALGNEDRWPAGIFAHYLMDRYAGSELFQKLITGEDQASFQNESYLKAFEHLNQWIKEGAFSPQSNDLSTESAVNLFTSGKAAMYLNGNWDINLFSGTAAPVDFQNEVGVIPFPALKQGEEPSIAGGYTIGIGLSSELNGAKREAALDLMKAFYTQEVQTRIVYEGLRIPSIRIAFDPEKTGPVFAQVMEMMEVNRKSFVPYDNVLSPEVKKTFLSVIEKMINQEMSADKALKQMQASSMQYWNLIQSSSVQ from the coding sequence ATGAAGTGGGTATTGAAGTGGGGCTGGATGTGGATATATCTAGTACTGATATCTGGCGCTGTTTTATTTATTACGTTAGGAGATCAGGAGCCGATTGAAGATAATTCACCAGAAAAAATAACGCTGACTTTTCGACATTTCTGGAACAAAGAGCATGACCGGCCACTGCTGGCTATCTTTGAAGAGATCGTGGATAAATACCAGATTGCGCATCCGAATGTGAAAGTTAATTTTGAAGGAATAGACCAGACGATACACCGCGAACAAAAGCTGAAAAGCGAGATGGTTACTGGTACACCACCAGATATGTTTGTCTTATTTGGTGGAGCCGAAATAGAGCCATATGTGCGCTCTAATCGTCTGGTTGATTTGACTGATTTTGTTCGAGAGAACGGTTTAACCAATCAATTTAAGGATCTGCATTTATGGACCTTTGACAACCATATTTATGGATTGCCGATTGAAGGAAATGCTGAACCCCTATATTTCAATAAGACTATATTCAACAAGCTTGGTCTCGTGGCACCTACGACGCTTCAAGAACTCGATGATGTGATACTGGAGCTCAAGGCCGCAGGATACATTCCGTTTGCACTCGGGAACGAAGATCGTTGGCCTGCCGGGATCTTTGCACATTATTTAATGGATCGTTATGCGGGCTCAGAGCTGTTTCAGAAGCTTATTACAGGTGAAGATCAGGCGAGCTTTCAGAATGAGTCCTATTTAAAGGCTTTTGAGCATTTGAATCAATGGATAAAAGAAGGAGCCTTTAGTCCCCAGTCTAATGATCTCTCAACAGAAAGTGCGGTCAATTTGTTTACAAGCGGAAAGGCTGCGATGTATTTAAACGGGAACTGGGATATCAATTTATTTTCAGGTACTGCGGCTCCAGTTGATTTTCAGAATGAAGTAGGGGTTATTCCATTTCCTGCTTTAAAGCAAGGAGAGGAGCCTTCGATTGCGGGGGGATATACCATTGGCATTGGTCTTTCCTCTGAACTAAATGGAGCTAAACGGGAAGCTGCTTTGGATCTTATGAAGGCTTTTTACACACAGGAAGTGCAGACAAGAATTGTATATGAAGGACTGAGAATTCCATCCATTCGTATTGCATTTGATCCGGAGAAGACGGGGCCGGTATTCGCGCAAGTGATGGAAATGATGGAAGTGAACCGCAAAAGCTTTGTGCCTTACGATAACGTATTATCACCTGAAGTTAAGAAAACGTTCCTAAGTGTTATCGAAAAAATGATTAACCAAGAGATGTCTGCGGATAAGGCTTTAAAGCAAATGCAGGCATCGTCGATGCAATACTGGAATCTGATCCAAAGCTCAAGTGTTCAATAA
- a CDS encoding response regulator, with protein sequence MDELQEKYKVLLVDDEPIILRSLKVAIPWDELQMEIVGEARNGELALRLIEETTPHIIISDIRMPVIDGITLMKEVLPKNSKLVFIFISGYGEFEYAREALRQGAFDYLLKPIDHDELVEMLYRAKTRLDEQKENDQMMHSVQMLSMLARERMFAEITLGNARPLEHLKWLENSELESGYFMAVVQLDDYSVLTGHWSVEEKRLWLFAIRNIVEEWSLEHGVLTVFPFHNGEWVLLFPGSLSASRRELGEQLITGIKRYSKLSCSVGISRCTQGIDQLSTVYPLAAKALYQRFYSGLAGVFIDEETTFAGNKEVKYPKELETSLIESIRTLNRNKMSSLFDELGLYIEAQAIPKEIAERLLVEMVVVLYRHFEHLNLNSDWSLHGLLSRLQHLGTLSEMMSALKEEFGERLDQGSKPVNREDTRSSIEKTKRYIESNYHKDLSIEEVSELADLSVSHFCTLFKQITGYTFLEYVTHCRMEKAKYILQSSNVKVYQIAPLVGYQDPRYFTQVFKKASGQTPTEYREEHAKQAN encoded by the coding sequence ATGGATGAGTTACAAGAGAAATATAAAGTACTTCTCGTAGACGATGAGCCGATTATTCTTCGTAGCCTAAAGGTAGCTATTCCATGGGATGAGCTTCAGATGGAGATTGTGGGAGAGGCTCGAAATGGAGAACTAGCCCTCCGATTAATAGAAGAAACTACGCCGCATATTATAATCAGCGATATCCGCATGCCTGTGATTGACGGAATCACTTTGATGAAGGAAGTCCTACCAAAGAATTCTAAGCTGGTATTTATTTTTATAAGTGGATATGGGGAGTTCGAATATGCGAGAGAAGCTTTGCGTCAAGGAGCCTTTGATTATTTGCTGAAACCCATTGACCATGACGAACTGGTTGAAATGCTATACCGAGCGAAAACGAGGCTGGATGAGCAAAAAGAGAACGATCAGATGATGCATTCCGTGCAGATGCTGTCGATGCTAGCACGTGAAAGGATGTTTGCTGAAATCACTTTGGGAAATGCAAGGCCGCTTGAGCATCTGAAATGGCTGGAGAACAGTGAACTTGAGAGCGGATATTTTATGGCTGTTGTCCAATTGGATGATTATTCTGTGCTTACTGGGCATTGGAGTGTGGAAGAAAAACGGCTGTGGCTGTTTGCGATCCGTAATATTGTTGAAGAGTGGTCGTTAGAGCATGGAGTGCTTACGGTCTTCCCTTTTCATAACGGAGAGTGGGTATTGCTTTTTCCTGGATCTTTAAGCGCAAGTAGAAGAGAACTCGGTGAACAATTGATTACAGGGATCAAAAGATACTCCAAGCTAAGTTGTTCTGTAGGAATCAGTCGCTGTACACAAGGGATTGATCAATTAAGCACGGTGTATCCTTTGGCAGCGAAGGCTTTGTATCAACGTTTCTATTCTGGTCTTGCCGGGGTGTTTATAGATGAGGAAACAACTTTCGCAGGCAATAAAGAAGTTAAATATCCAAAAGAGCTGGAGACCTCGCTGATTGAGAGTATCCGCACATTAAACAGAAACAAAATGTCATCTTTGTTTGATGAGTTGGGACTATATATTGAAGCACAAGCTATTCCTAAGGAGATAGCAGAACGTCTTCTTGTGGAAATGGTTGTCGTGCTATACAGACATTTTGAACATTTGAATCTAAATTCGGATTGGTCTCTACATGGATTATTAAGCAGGCTGCAACATTTGGGTACCTTGAGTGAAATGATGTCTGCGTTGAAGGAAGAATTTGGGGAGCGATTAGATCAAGGTAGTAAACCTGTAAATCGTGAGGATACACGCAGTTCCATCGAGAAGACGAAACGTTATATCGAGAGTAATTATCATAAAGACTTAAGTATTGAAGAGGTATCGGAGCTTGCCGATCTTAGTGTTAGTCATTTTTGTACTTTATTTAAACAAATAACAGGGTATACCTTCTTGGAGTATGTTACTCACTGTCGAATGGAGAAGGCGAAGTATATATTGCAGAGCAGTAATGTAAAGGTGTACCAGATCGCTCCACTTGTTGGTTATCAGGATCCACGATATTTTACTCAAGTCTTTAAGAAAGCTAGTGGTCAGACGCCTACGGAATACCGTGAAGAGCATGCGAAGCAAGCTAATTAA